A single window of Drosophila suzukii chromosome 3, CBGP_Dsuzu_IsoJpt1.0, whole genome shotgun sequence DNA harbors:
- the Kpc1 gene encoding E3 ubiquitin-protein ligase RNF123, with protein MSISKLFVKVFNEDIFEQADHDNLYSDLDDDLEGANCSTVPDPRPAKLADLSVTKQMIIVRTWLDDKFQQIQTDSNEEIRRLYMETESRIGPDLTIFDVDYTTTVRVSSDRLALRSQGSFNTVRANCCVYGGRWMYEIHLHTKGVMQIGWASNSCQFNENSGVGDTKSSYGYDGSKQQIWHISTKKYGDKWQIGDVIGVTIDVEKEVIEYYRNGRSMGVAFNKLEKGPGITFFAAISLGYTQGIEANFGNRPFMYPVLGFQPLMARPILKLRRANLLMNYLINLAGIFSKYNAQSGSTSTNETEARVSTKKTVYCIFATLLIEKFTNEIFDPYIIEDVLLNRISCLTSLAAEKENRHSVLQGLLSLFWNYMEGDEIKFVLRKLVNALLGTFTHTIQGLDYEKHRQTLSMLHCLCLHEQTRKYLLEGKLFKKHCLAFFLYIHPLEFYIMEELLPDTMAWTEGIDGPKDKYLNVVEKVRKVTEPLYAAQKDFLTTLLINTDGTRESPSSRSIFLSKMRRYVIDLSMEQRPFHAFFFMQSSIQHPLDAPVALAFVSILIDQTRAMFKEEIPSKNVEVNSDYFIDGSFDYMHFDRVGGVLSHLRKVHRGDIDSRLGAARTQQIYDDDRQNLRVNEVDTTLYLLGENINNVAVVGHTQGASNTTYTHFLNPRHSGATDSSPGNADMEASLCELLDLCIIFYYSAGHKYIVKIATVRDEIAALNEVLKETKFYREDIERKLGALEQHANVCMNENHQHVMSELRSKFSQRQNVFATRSIALARKQIWLRGVALNGPRRSLLIWLLERMLRTLTSASNTGPLFSFVPEVYVNTLPILLDAVMDFSHHDLKAQFEASDAECGVNAAAEFLGIHSADPRIVLASCKDSLLQALGTLTCHKSGVRALERTSKRAQASLVRALLRPYENRAWGQSNWLLLRFWMGEGYAYKDSRQPSVWQGGSLPLHQGLCRSRSRNETHTGLLHNVAPANPSKHFQRLIGAKLLEDEPFATAFLNSVLSQLNWAFSEFILLLQEIQNTAQRQENTLFEPKQLKICSMCFELTVSLMRCLEMVITAAPEVVTDESRPNSDLLLNRICQLISQVLSRVTVPPGCFQFVVDMCSADLNAVTHYPIVTAALGILLALMQEEMESDMRPQIVTRVSRAFLTDPSFQFATLEFALGEIRTPLLEQKNIPRGNFDPSSRPHIDPLTNDVRVPLPNNSKRIRADPPILKFALNDFPSHVSTEEIDNVRSLIESLRVKQTLLSDITLPSEDSLCPICCAKPITAVFTPCKHQSCSDCIMQHMMNSKVCFYCKTTIQTIETLDGTVIYSNEDVVQTPMVERA; from the exons ATGTCGATATCAAAATTATTCGTGAAAGTATTCAACGAGGATATATTCGAGCAGGCGGACCACGACAATCTGTACTCGGACCTGGACGATGACTTGGAGGGGGCGAACTGCTCGACGGTTCCGGATCCGAGGCCCGCAAAGCTCGCCGATTTGTCCGTGACCAA GCAAATGATCATTGTGCGAACGTGGCTAGATGACAAGTTCCAGCAAATCCAGACGGACAGCAATGAGGAGATCCGGCGCCTCTACATGGAGACGGAGAGCCGCATCGGCCCGGATCTGACCATATTCGATGTGGACTACACGACCACGGTGCGCGTGTCCTCGGATCGCTTGGCCCTGCGCTCCCAGGGCAGCTTCAATACGGTCCGGGCGAATTGTTGCGTGTACGGCGGTCGCTGGATGTATGAG ATTCACCTGCACACCAAGGGCGTCATGCAAATCGGGTGGGCCTCAAACTCTTGTCAGTTCAACGAAAACAGCGGTGTGGGGGATACCAAGTCCAGCTATGGTTACGATGGCAGCAAGCAGCAGATCTGGCATATATCCACTAAGAA GTACGGAGACAAATGGCAGATCGGCGACGTTATTGGCGTGACCATCGATGTGGAGAAGGAAGTGATCGAGTATTATCGAAATGGACGGTCCATGGGCGTGGCGTTCAATAAGCTGGAGAAGGGTCCGGGCATCACCTTCTTCGCAGCCATCTCCCTTGGCTACACGCAGGGCATCGAGGCTAACTTCGGGAATCGTCCGTTCATGTATCCAGTTCTAGGCTTCCAACCGCTCATGGCCAGGCCCATCCTTAAGCTAAGGCGAGCCAACCTGCTTATGAACTACCTAATCAATCTGGCTGGCATCTTCTCTAAGTACAATGCTCAATCTGGTTCGACTTCGACCAATGAAACTGAGGCGCGCGTTTCAACCAAGAAGACGGTTTACTGCATATTTGCCACCTTGCTGATTGAAAAGTTTACCAACGAGATATTTGATCCCTACATCATCGAAGATGTGCTTCTAAACAGGATCTCGTGCCTGACCTCTCTGGCTGCGGAGAAGGAGAACCGACACAGCGTTCTGCAGGGCTTGCTGTCGCTATTCTGGAACTACATGGAGGGCGACGAGATAAAGTTTGTGCTGCGAAAGTTAGTCAACGCCTTGCTGGGTACCTTTACGCATACGATCCAAGGACTGGACTATGAGAAGCATCGGCAGACACTGAGCATGTTACATTGCCTATGTCTCCACGAGCAGACAAGAAAGTATCTTCTGGAGGGAAAGCTGTTCAAGAAGCATTG TCTCGCCTTTTTTCTCTATATCCATCCGCTGGAGTTCTACATCATGGAAGAGCTGCTGCCCGACACCATGGCCTGGACAGAGGGAATCGATGGACCCAAGGATAAATATCTGAATGTTGTGGAGAAGGTGCGCAAGGTTACGGAGCCACTGTATGCGGCGCAAAAGGACTTTCTCACCACATTGTTGATCAACACGGATGGCACGCGGGAGAGTCCTTCAAGCCGCTCAATATTCTTGTCCAAAATGCGTCGCTATGTAATCGATCTCAGCATGGAGCAGAGG CCCTTCCATGCTTTCTTCTTCATGCAGTCGAGCATCCAGCACCCCCTGGATGCTCCTGTGGCCCTCGCCTTTGTCAGCATCCTAATTGATCAGACGCGGGCGATGTTTAAGGAGGAAATACCCAGCAAGAATGTGGAAGTAAACAGCGATTATTTCATCGATGGTAGCTTTGACTACATGCACTTTGATCGCGTGGGAGGTGTCCTGTCCCATTTGAGGAAGGTCCATCGGGGCGACATCGATAGCAGATTAGGAGCGGCGCGAACTCAACAAATATATGATGATGATCGGCAAAACTTGCGAGTCAATGAAGTTG ATACCACTCTTTACCTGCTTGGCGAGAACATAAACAATGTGGCGGTAGTCGGACACACTCAAGGCGCCAGCAACACCACCTACACCCACTTTCTTAACCCCCGGCACAGCGGCGCCACAGATTCCTCTCCGGGAAATGCGGATATGGAGGCCAGTCTCTGCGAGCTCCTTGATCTCTGCATCATCTTTTATTACTCGGCGGGTCACAAGTATATTGTGAAGATAGCCACGGTGAGGGATGAGATAGCCGCTCTGAATGAAGTGCTCAAGGAGACGAAGTTCTACCGTGAGGACATTGAACGTAAGCTGGGGGCTTTGGAGCAGCATGCCAATGTGTGCATGAACGAGAATCACCAGCATGTGATGAGCGAGTTACGATCCAAGTTCAGTCAGCGCCAGAATGTTTTTGCA ACACGCTCGATAGCCTTAGCTAGAAAGCAAATCTGGCTAAGAGGAGTGGCCCTCAATGGTCCCAGGCGATCCCTGCTCATATGGTTATTGGAGCGCATGCTGCGAACTCTGACG AGTGCTTCAAACACGGGTCCTTTGTTCTCCTTTGTACCTGAGGTGTATGTGAATACATTGCCAATTCTATTGGATGCAGTAATGGACTTTAGCCACCATGATTTGAAAGCCCAGTTCGAGGCCTCAGATGCGGAATGTGGTGTCAACGCGGCAGCGGAGTTTCTTGGCATTCACTCGGCCGATCCGCGAATTGTGCTCGCCTCCTGCAAAGACTCACTGCTGCAGGCCCTAGGCACACTCACCTGCCACAAGTCTGGAGTGCGAGCTCTGGAGAGGACTTCGAAGAGAGCGCAGGCCAGCCTGGTCCGAGCACTTCTGCGTCCCTATGAGAACAGAGCTTGGGGCCAGAGTAACTGGCTGCTTTTGCGCTTTTGGATGGGCGAGGGATATGCCTACAAGGATTCCCGCCAGCCATCTGTGTGGCAGGGTGGTTCGCTACCTCTTCATCAGGGCCTCTGTCGCAGTCGCTCTAGGAACGAGACGCACACAGGATTGCTGCACAACGTCGCCCCAGCCAATCCCTCAAAGCATTTTCAACGACTGATTGGCGCCAAGTTGTTGGAGGATGAGCCCTTTGCCACCGCATTTCTGAACTCAGTGTTAAGTCAATTAAACTGGGCCTTCTCGGAATTTATTTTGCTACTGCAAGAG ATCCAAAACACTGCTCAGAGGCAGGAAAACACCCTGTTTGAGCCCAAGCAGCTGAAGATTTGCTCCATGTGCTTTGAACTGACGGTCTCGCTGATGCGGTGCCTCGAAATGGTCATCACAGCAGCCCCTGAGGTCGTTACGGATGAATCTCGTCCGAACAGCGATCTCCTGCTGAATCGCATCTGTCAGCTAATCAGCCAGGTTCTCTCCCGGGTGACAGTGCCGCCGGGATGCTTCCAGTTCGTGGTGGACATGTGCTCGGCTGACTTAAATGCAGTTACCCACTATCCAATTGTGACCGCTGCCCTGGGAATTTTGCTAGCTCTGATGCAGGAGGAGATGGAGAGCGACATGAGGCCACAGATTGTGACGCGGGTGTCGCGAGCTTTTCTCACCGATCCGAGCTTCCAGTTTGCGACGCTGGAGTTCGCATTGGGAGAAATACGAACACCGCTGCTGGAGCAGAAGAATATACCCCGGGGTAACTTCGATCCCTCTTCTAGACCACACATTGATCCGTTGACCAATGATGTGCGTGTTCCTTTGCCTAACAACTCCAAACGTATTCGGGCCGATCCGCCAATCCTGAAGTTTGCTCTTAATGATT TTCCCTCTCACGTGTCCACTGAGGAGATCGACAACGTTCGCAGCCTAATCGAGAGTTTGCGCGTAAAGCAGACATTGCTTTCGGACATCACACTGCCATCGGAGGACTCACTGTGTCCGATCTGCTGCGCCAAGCCCATCACTGCCGTGTTCACGCCCTGCAAGCACCAGTCGTGCAGCGACTGCATCATGCAGCACATGATGAACTCCAAGGTGTGCTTCTACTGCAAGACCACTATCCAAACCATTGAGACGCTGGATGGTACGGTCATATATTCCAACGAGGATGTCGTTCAGACGCCAATGGTCGAGAGAGCCTAA
- the Gyc88E gene encoding soluble guanylate cyclase 88E, with product MYGLLLENLSEYIKSVYGEEKWEDIRRQAGIDSPSFSVHQVYPENLLQKLAKKAQQVLGVSEREFMDQMGVYFVGFVGQYGYDRVLSVLGRHMRDFLNGLDNLHEYLKFSYPRMRAPSFICENETKQGLTLHYRSKRRGFVYYTMGQIREVARYFYHKEMHIELVREEILFDTVHVTFQLTFDNRAFTLASLAMTREEKHLPISAHVLFEIFPFCMVFGADMVVRSIGNSLMVILPELLGKKITAWFDLVRPLIAFKFQTILNRTNNIFELVTVDPVTERFDVQNEDLLTHEDGSEPEKSLRLKGQMVYMENWRMIMFLGTPVMPDLTSLITTGLYINDLSMHDFSRDLMLAGTQQSVELKLALDQEQQKSKKLEESMRLLDEEMRRTDELLYQMIPKQVADRLRRGENPIDTCEMFDSVSILFSDIVTFTEICSRITPMEVVSMLNAMYSIFDKLTERNSVYKVETIGDAYMVVAGAPDKDANHAERVCDMALDMVDAITDLKDPSTGQHLRIRVGVHSGAVVAGIVGLKMPRYCLFGDTVNTASRMESTSIAMKVHISESTKILIGPNYKILERGEIDVKGKGTMGTYWLEERENRLPLQVTAALQAYPISPVPATPAPKAIMPPGSKPVTPLATVSVSLGVSSPAATVPSVDVIAPSSSISGLAITATAAAHMSLHHQAVVAEGLTGVPGAGGSTADVGPSVSGGAAGAAAGAGAPPDDRNSRIYSPVTFKDVARRSVANSPVRGNAGYSNSDQEKRRESRSNSTGHVFMRTPSDIFGSLILDTEEFLEDLQISRNSLSNNNNNPPAGGFSPSPPFRIGSAPPKPRPSNPDKFTPEELAAMDQLTPPSTAPARETASCSSASLDREKATKLKKITFSNSSSLDATTPTAVAAKVCPMRSKSPPMMNQPAVQVVQASTSKSDPQRPGSKDSVSSISLHSPPPHRSNSAPARPHSMSKAARKAFLAAKQTKAMEKLDKMIEEVHEVESQSATKAANMRLALFGHDGGGGGDMAAGGCPLFLPPPPQQQQRLMPMPSSISDSGLCSHGHSHVPSCHHLEPKMSNSQSFQHSPRGGITHQCCSGFGHGNGRHSHRMHSNACRIL from the exons ATGTACGGACTGCTCTTGGAGAATCTCTCCGAGTACATTAAGTCTGTCTATGGCGAGGAGAAATGGGAGGACATCCGACGTCAGGCTGGCATCGATTCGCCCTCGTTCAGCGTCCATCAGGTCTATCCCGAGAATCTGCTCCAGAAGTTGGCCAAAAAGGCGCAACAG GTCCTGGGAGTTTCGGAGCGGGAGTTTATGGACCAGATGGGCGTCTACTTCGTGGGCTTCGTGGGTCAGTATGGCTACGATCGCGTCCTTTCCGTGCTGGGTCGCCACATGCGCGACTTCCTCAATGGTCTGGACAACCTGCATGAGTACCTGAAGTTCTCGTATCCCCGGATGAGAGCACCCAGCTTTATCTGCGAGAACGAGACGAAGCAGGGTCTAACCCTGCACTACCGCTCCAAGCGCCGTGGGTTCGTCTACTACACAATGGGTCAAATCCGGGAGGTGGCGCGGTATTTTTACCACAAGGAGATGCACATCGAGCTGGTTAGGGAGGAGATCCTCTTCGACACGGTCCACGTCACCTTTCAACTGACCTTCGATAATAGGGCCTTTACCCTGGCATCCTTGGCGATGACGAGGGAGGAAAAGCATCTGCCCATCAGCGCCCATGTGCTGTTCGAGATCTTTCCCTTCTGCATGGTATTTGG TGCTGACATGGTAGTGCGCAGTATCGGAAACTCTTTAATGGTGATTTTACCCGAACTGTTGGGCAAAAAGATCACGGCCTGGTTCGACTTGGTTCGTCCACTAATTGCATTCAAATTCCAGACT ATACTCAATCGTACTAATAACATTTTTGAGCTGGTCACTGTGGACCCCGTAACGGAGAGATTTGATGTTCAAAATGAGGATTTACTCACACATGAAGATGGCAGTGAACCGGAGAAGTCTTTAAGACTAAAAG GTCAAATGGTTTATATGGAAAACTGGCGCATGATCATGTTTCTGGGTACTCCCGTAATGCCCGATCTGACCTCCCTGATAACCACTGGCCTATATATTAACGATCTGTCCATGCACGACTTTAGCAGAGATCTCATGCTGGCGGGTACTCAACAATCAGTGGAACTGAAATTGGCCCTAGATCAAGAACAGCAAAAGTCCAAGAAACTGGAAGAGTCTATGAGATTG TTGGATGAGGAGATGAGAAGAACAGATGAGCTTCTTTATCAGATGATACCCAAACAGGTTGCTGATCGACTCAGAAGGGGTGAAAACCCCATTGATACTTGTGAG ATGTTTGATAGTGTCTCCATCCTGTTCTCGGACATAGTCACCTTCACGGAGATCTGCAGCAGAATTACTCCAATGGAGGTGGTGTCCATGCTAAATGCCATGTACTCTATCTTCGACAAGCTGACAGAAAGGAACTCTGTATACAAG GTGGAAACCATTGGAGACGCTTACATGGTGGTGGCGGGGGCCCCAGATAAGGATGCCAATCACGCCGAGCGAGTCTGTGATATGGCCCTGGATATGGTGGATGCGATAACCGATCTCAAGGATCCCTCCACGGGCCAGCATTTGAGGATAC GTGTTGGAGTCCACTCGGGCGCCGTAGTGGCCGGCATCGTCGGTCTTAAGATGCCCCGCTATTGCCTCTTTGGGGATACAGTAAACACCGCCTCACGAATGGAGTCTACTAGCATCGCCATGAAGGTGCACATCTCGGAATCCACGAAGATTCTCATCGGTCCCAACTACAAGATCCTCGAGCGGGGCGAGATCGATGTGAAGGGCAAGGGCACCATGGGCACCTATTGGCTGGAGGAGCGCGAGAACAGGTTGCCTTTGCAGGTCACGGCGGCTCTGCAGGCTTATCCGATCTCTCCGGTTCCGGCAACGCCCGCTCCCAAGGCCATAATGCCACCGGGATCCAAACCGGTGACTCCATTGGCCACCGTTTCCGTTTCACTGGGGGTTTCCAGTCCTGCCGCAACTGTTCCTTCAGTGGATGTGATAGCTCCTTCGTCCAGCATATCCGGTTTGGCGATTACAGCCACTGCAGCAGCTCACATGTCACTTCATCACCAGGCGGTGGTGGCAGAGGGATTAACTGGAGTCCCAGGTGCAGGGGGATCGACGGCAGATGTGGGACCTTCTGTTtcaggaggagcagcaggagcagccgCCGGAGCAGGAGCACCTCCAGATGATCGCAACAGTCGCATCTACTCACCCGTTACCTTCAAGGACGTGGCTCGCCGCAGCGTGGCCAACTCTCCAGTAAGGGGCAATGCAGGTTATTCCAATTCAGATCAGGAGAAACGTCGCGAATCCCGTTCCAATTCCACTGGTCACGTCTTTATGCGTACTCCATCCGATATATTTGGCTCTCTCATCCTGGACACCGAGGAGTTTCTCGAGGATCTGCAAATCTCACGAAACTCTCTatcaaacaacaacaacaacccgCCCGCTGGTGGCTTCAGTCCATCTCCACCATTCCGGATCGGCAGTGCACCACCAAAACCGAGACCCAGCAATCCGGATAAGTTTACGCCGGAGGAACTGGCCGCCATGGATCAGCTGACGCCTCCGTCAACAGCTCCGGCCAGGGAAACGGCCTCCTGCAGCAGTGCATCTTTGGATCGGGAAAAGGCCACAAAGCTGAA GAAAATCACTTTCTCCAACAGCAGCAGCCTGGATGCAACTACTCCAACTGCCGTTGCTGCCAAGGTGTGTCCCATGCGTTCCAAGTCGCCACCAATGATGAACCAACCAGCGGTCCAGGTGGTGCAGGCAAGTACCAGCAAGAGTGACCCACAACGACCGGGCTCCAAGGATTCGGTTTCATCCATTTCCCTGCACTCACCTCCTCCACATCGATCCAACTCGGCGCCAGCTAG GCCCCATTCAATGTCCAAGGCGGCGCGAAAGGCCTTCCTGGCCGCCAAGCAGACCAAGGCCATGGAAAAGCTGGACAAGATGATCGAGGAGGTCCACGAAGTGGAGTCCCAGTCGGCCACAAAGGCGGCCAATATGAGGCTGGCCCTCTTTGGTCATGAtggaggtggtggtggcgaCATGGCCGCCGGTGGGTGTCCACTTTTTCTGCCACCGCcgccacagcagcaacagcgcCTGATGCCCATGCCCAGCTCCATCTCGGACTCCGGCCTATGCAGTCATGG CCATAGCCATGTCCCCAGCTGCCATCACCTGGAGCCGAAGATGAGCAACAGCCAGAGTTTCCAGCACTCTCCACGAGGCGGGATAACCCATCAGTGCTGCAGTGGCTTTGGACACGGCAACGGACGTCACTCGCACCGGATGCACTCAAATGCCTGCCGGATTCTGTAG